In one Desulfoferula mesophila genomic region, the following are encoded:
- the rimO gene encoding 30S ribosomal protein S12 methylthiotransferase RimO, giving the protein MADAGKTYYLLNLGCAKNLVEGEHLAGLLLADGWQAVEEPSKAGLLLVNTCGFIQPAVEEALEAILELADLKCDDQRLVVAGCLVGRYGKKLATDLPEADLLLAPGEAPRLLAHLAAPPAGRLAISPPRALFGGADPRALSTGPGWAYLRVADGCANSCAFCTIPHIRGPLRSRHLDDLLAEAESLAALGVRELNLVAQDLTSYGRDLGGPGLAELLRALASIDGIEWIRPLYLHPDIIDEALITTVLDEPKVTDYFDLPLQHAADPVLRAMGRRRSGSELRELVRGIRRAAPQATLRTTLLVGHPGEGEREFALLKEFVAEMEFDRLGVFPYSPEAGTRSARMPAPPPAVAAQRAGRIMDLQRRISRRRLAALEGATLPVLVLGPHPDSDLVWAGRTRGQAPEVDGLVIITEGTAPPGAIADCRITATHDYDLEGALL; this is encoded by the coding sequence ATGGCCGACGCGGGCAAGACCTACTACCTGCTCAACCTGGGCTGCGCCAAGAACCTGGTGGAGGGCGAGCACCTGGCCGGGCTGCTCTTGGCCGACGGCTGGCAAGCGGTGGAGGAGCCCTCGAAGGCCGGGCTGTTGTTGGTCAACACCTGCGGCTTCATCCAGCCGGCGGTGGAAGAGGCCCTGGAGGCGATCCTGGAGCTGGCCGACCTGAAGTGCGACGACCAGCGCCTGGTGGTGGCCGGCTGCCTGGTGGGGCGCTACGGCAAGAAGCTGGCAACGGACCTGCCCGAGGCCGACCTGCTCTTGGCCCCCGGCGAGGCCCCCCGCCTGCTGGCCCATCTGGCCGCCCCCCCGGCGGGCCGCCTGGCCATCAGCCCGCCGCGCGCCCTGTTCGGCGGGGCCGATCCCCGGGCGCTGAGCACCGGGCCGGGCTGGGCCTATCTGCGGGTGGCCGACGGCTGCGCCAACTCCTGCGCCTTTTGCACCATCCCCCACATCCGCGGCCCCCTGCGCTCGCGGCACCTGGACGATCTCTTGGCCGAGGCCGAGAGCCTGGCCGCCCTGGGAGTGCGGGAGCTGAACCTGGTGGCCCAGGACCTTACGTCCTATGGCCGCGACCTGGGCGGGCCGGGCCTGGCCGAGCTGCTGCGCGCCCTGGCCTCCATCGATGGCATCGAGTGGATCCGGCCGCTGTACCTGCACCCGGACATCATCGACGAGGCGCTTATCACTACCGTTTTAGATGAGCCCAAGGTGACCGACTATTTCGACCTGCCCTTGCAGCACGCGGCCGACCCGGTGCTTCGGGCCATGGGCCGCCGCCGCAGCGGGAGCGAACTGCGCGAGCTGGTGCGGGGCATCCGCCGGGCCGCGCCCCAGGCCACGCTGCGCACCACCCTGTTGGTGGGCCACCCCGGCGAAGGCGAACGAGAGTTCGCCCTTCTCAAGGAGTTCGTGGCCGAGATGGAGTTCGACCGCCTGGGGGTGTTTCCCTACAGCCCCGAGGCGGGCACCCGCAGCGCCCGCATGCCCGCGCCCCCGCCCGCCGTGGCCGCCCAGCGCGCCGGGCGGATCATGGACCTGCAGCGGCGCATCAGCCGCCGCCGCCTGGCCGCCCTGGAGGGAGCCACCCTGCCGGTGCTGGTCTTGGGCCCCCACCCGGACAGCGACCTGGTTTGGGCCGGGCGCACCCGGGGCCAAGCCCCGGAGGTGGACGGCCTGGTGATCATCACCGAAGGCACGGCCCCGCCCGGCGCCATCGCCGACTGCCGCATCACCGCCACCCACGACTACGACCTGGAAGGGGCGCTGCTCTAA
- the trmFO gene encoding methylenetetrahydrofolate--tRNA-(uracil(54)-C(5))-methyltransferase (FADH(2)-oxidizing) TrmFO — protein sequence MSSELLVIGGGLAGCEAALAAARSGVAVRLVDMKPEQFSPAHHSPHLGELVCSNSLRSDVLTSAVGLLKAEMSLLDSAVMRAARATAVGAGKALAVDREAFAGHLEGQIAAQPLISRETALVDTLPDEVAVLATGPLTAGALADQLAKLTGSNHLHFYDAIAPIVSLESVDMDHAYWGDRYGEPGQGDYLNCPLSREEWAEFYAALTTAEQVPLKDFESPQFFEGCLPIEVMAARGEKTLLFGPMKPVGLEDPATGKRPHAVVQLRKENAAGSVLNLVGFQTKLTYPAQDAVFRKIPALAGAEFVRWGSIHRNTFLDAPRVLDPHQRLIAAPHLFVAGQLSGVEGYVESAAMGILCGINAANLLHDRPLLSPPPTCALGGLVRHLRDTTSKSFQPSNVNFGLLPPLEGKVFKRQRGAAQARRALTDFLAWMAEAGLEPAGPLPEVPEEARA from the coding sequence GTGTCCTCGGAACTTTTGGTGATCGGCGGCGGCCTGGCGGGCTGCGAGGCGGCCCTGGCCGCGGCCCGCAGCGGGGTGGCGGTGCGCCTGGTGGACATGAAGCCGGAGCAATTCTCCCCGGCCCACCACTCGCCCCATTTGGGCGAGCTGGTGTGCTCCAACTCCCTGCGCTCGGACGTGCTCACCAGCGCCGTGGGCCTGCTCAAAGCGGAAATGTCGCTGTTAGATTCGGCGGTTATGCGCGCCGCCCGCGCCACGGCGGTGGGGGCGGGCAAGGCCCTGGCCGTGGACCGCGAGGCCTTTGCCGGGCATCTGGAAGGCCAGATCGCCGCCCAGCCCCTGATCAGCCGCGAGACCGCCCTGGTGGACACGCTGCCCGACGAGGTGGCGGTGCTGGCCACCGGACCGCTCACCGCCGGGGCCCTCGCCGACCAGCTGGCCAAGCTAACTGGCAGTAATCACTTGCATTTCTACGACGCCATCGCCCCCATCGTCAGCCTGGAATCCGTGGACATGGACCACGCCTATTGGGGAGACCGATACGGTGAGCCGGGCCAGGGCGACTACCTCAACTGCCCCCTGAGCCGGGAAGAGTGGGCCGAGTTCTACGCCGCCCTGACCACGGCGGAGCAGGTGCCGCTCAAGGACTTCGAGTCGCCCCAGTTCTTCGAGGGCTGCCTGCCCATCGAGGTGATGGCGGCAAGAGGCGAAAAAACCTTGCTTTTCGGTCCCATGAAGCCGGTGGGCCTGGAAGACCCGGCCACGGGCAAGCGGCCCCACGCCGTGGTGCAGCTGCGCAAGGAGAACGCGGCGGGCAGCGTTTTGAACCTGGTGGGCTTCCAGACCAAGCTGACCTACCCGGCCCAGGACGCGGTGTTCCGCAAGATTCCCGCCCTGGCTGGGGCCGAGTTCGTGCGCTGGGGCTCCATCCACCGCAACACCTTTTTAGACGCGCCCCGAGTGCTGGACCCCCACCAGCGCCTCATCGCCGCACCCCACTTGTTCGTGGCCGGCCAGCTTTCGGGAGTGGAGGGCTACGTGGAGTCGGCGGCCATGGGCATCCTCTGCGGGATCAACGCCGCCAACCTCTTGCATGACCGGCCTCTGCTGAGCCCGCCGCCTACCTGCGCCCTGGGGGGCCTGGTGAGACATCTACGCGATACTACTAGCAAAAGCTTCCAACCCAGCAACGTGAACTTCGGTCTGCTGCCCCCCCTGGAGGGCAAGGTATTCAAGCGCCAGCGCGGGGCGGCCCAGGCCCGGCGGGCGCTAACGGATTTCCTGGCCTGGATGGCGGAGGCGGGCCTGGAGCCCGCCGGACCCCTGCCGGAAGTGCCCGAGGAGGCGAGGGCTTGA
- a CDS encoding PAS domain S-box protein, producing the protein MVRHLVELNRFFEEFRPILARGAPPNRQGRAIISTLGGLLGANGGAVSAWERGGNLVMMATWGLPPAEARRLRTMAQAPPGCPGEPLGRVGWVSVGPGEAVESGWPQFDRLVQDLITGQWLALWPLTRVGGSGLALLRFKERPAWGPGFAQAAAGVLALTVDNVLLNAQVHARQDDYSRIFANSRDMIYLSSRDGRWVDVNPAGVEMLGYASREELLATPDSAQKAYLNPNDRKRFQAAIEKDGFVKDYEVTFVKKNGAPIEVAITASVREQNSVVLGYEGIIKDITAAKHSQERIEQERLLAASILELVPVAIFVVDQHHKVLHWNKGCEELTGWKRQDILGTDKTWEVFGRPKGVSLADVVLDGDLDKLRSIYGHESLRRSTLSPDAWEAEHYFEDLGGRPKELFFSAAPLRDAAGNVTGAVEAIIETTDLKELQRRLAQSEALYRTLVEANREGIVLHDYNGFIFGNQAFLQMFGLNDISQAGSDFLELLADSCRRGYLEWMRQVESGEGAPVFEGQGIRTDGVFDLEVTATPCPYRGSTALLFSTRDVTMRKAMEEQLIRSERLAATGKLAFDIAHEVNNPLGGILTYAHLMQEDLGATSELTPTVDKIIKLTNRCKIIVRGLLDFARQDTPEKEPMDLNRVLEEVVSLMEGHMILRKVELHRDLAPDLPMLWGQRAKVEQVFLNLIINAAEAMEGQGRLEMTTRHHPKTREVSITFTDTGPGMDEETARRVFEPFFTTKPRGRGTGLGLAISHGIVQQHGGRVELNTRPGMGSTFRIIFPVGDS; encoded by the coding sequence TTGGTTCGCCATCTGGTAGAGCTCAACCGTTTTTTCGAGGAATTCCGGCCCATCTTGGCCCGCGGCGCCCCGCCCAACCGGCAGGGACGGGCGATCATCTCCACCTTGGGCGGTCTGTTGGGGGCCAACGGGGGGGCGGTGAGCGCCTGGGAGCGCGGCGGCAACCTGGTGATGATGGCCACCTGGGGCCTGCCCCCGGCCGAGGCCCGGCGGTTGCGCACCATGGCCCAGGCCCCGCCCGGCTGCCCCGGCGAGCCCCTGGGGCGGGTGGGCTGGGTCTCGGTGGGCCCCGGCGAGGCGGTGGAGAGCGGTTGGCCCCAGTTCGACCGCCTGGTGCAAGACCTGATCACCGGGCAATGGCTGGCCCTGTGGCCCCTGACTCGGGTGGGGGGCAGCGGCCTGGCCCTGTTGCGCTTCAAGGAGCGCCCCGCCTGGGGGCCGGGCTTTGCCCAGGCCGCCGCCGGGGTGCTGGCCCTGACCGTGGACAACGTGCTGTTGAACGCCCAGGTCCACGCCCGCCAGGACGATTACAGCCGCATCTTCGCCAATTCCCGCGACATGATCTATCTGTCCTCGCGCGACGGCCGCTGGGTGGACGTTAACCCCGCCGGGGTGGAGATGCTGGGATACGCCTCCAGGGAAGAGCTTTTGGCCACCCCGGACAGCGCCCAAAAGGCCTACCTAAACCCCAATGATCGCAAGAGATTTCAGGCGGCCATCGAAAAAGACGGCTTTGTAAAGGACTACGAGGTCACCTTTGTAAAAAAGAACGGCGCGCCCATAGAGGTGGCCATCACCGCCTCGGTGCGCGAGCAAAACTCGGTGGTGCTGGGCTACGAGGGAATCATCAAGGACATCACCGCCGCCAAACACTCTCAGGAGCGCATCGAGCAGGAGCGGCTTTTGGCCGCCTCCATCCTGGAGCTGGTGCCCGTGGCCATCTTCGTGGTGGATCAGCACCACAAGGTGCTCCACTGGAACAAAGGCTGTGAGGAGCTAACCGGCTGGAAACGCCAGGATATTCTGGGCACCGACAAGACCTGGGAGGTGTTCGGGCGGCCCAAGGGGGTCTCCCTGGCCGACGTGGTGCTGGACGGCGACCTGGACAAGCTGAGGAGCATCTACGGCCATGAGAGCCTGCGCCGCTCCACCCTCTCGCCCGACGCCTGGGAGGCCGAGCACTACTTCGAGGACCTGGGCGGCCGCCCCAAGGAGCTGTTTTTTTCCGCCGCGCCCCTGCGTGACGCGGCCGGCAACGTCACCGGGGCGGTGGAGGCGATCATCGAGACCACCGACCTCAAGGAGCTGCAGCGCCGTCTGGCCCAAAGCGAAGCCCTCTACCGCACCCTGGTCGAGGCCAACCGCGAGGGTATCGTCCTGCACGACTACAACGGCTTTATTTTCGGTAACCAGGCGTTTTTACAGATGTTCGGTCTTAACGACATCTCCCAGGCGGGCAGCGATTTCCTGGAGCTATTGGCCGATTCCTGCCGCCGGGGCTATCTGGAATGGATGCGCCAGGTGGAGAGCGGCGAAGGCGCTCCGGTGTTCGAGGGTCAAGGCATCCGCACCGACGGGGTCTTCGACCTGGAGGTGACCGCCACCCCCTGCCCCTACCGGGGAAGCACCGCCCTGCTTTTCAGCACCCGCGACGTGACCATGCGCAAGGCCATGGAGGAGCAGCTCATCCGCTCCGAGCGCCTGGCCGCCACCGGCAAGCTGGCCTTTGACATCGCCCACGAGGTCAACAACCCCCTGGGTGGCATCCTCACCTATGCCCACCTGATGCAGGAAGACCTGGGGGCCACCAGCGAGCTGACTCCCACGGTGGACAAGATCATCAAGCTGACCAACCGCTGCAAGATCATCGTGCGCGGCCTTTTGGACTTCGCCCGCCAGGACACCCCGGAAAAGGAGCCCATGGACCTGAACAGGGTCCTGGAGGAGGTGGTTTCGCTCATGGAAGGGCACATGATCCTGCGCAAGGTGGAGCTGCACCGGGATCTGGCCCCGGATCTGCCCATGCTCTGGGGCCAGCGGGCCAAGGTCGAGCAGGTGTTTTTGAACCTCATCATCAACGCCGCCGAGGCCATGGAGGGCCAGGGCCGCCTGGAAATGACCACCCGCCACCATCCCAAGACCCGCGAGGTGAGCATAACCTTCACCGACACCGGCCCGGGCATGGACGAAGAGACCGCCCGGCGGGTCTTCGAGCCGTTTTTCACCACCAAACCGCGCGGCCGGGGCACCGGCCTGGGCCTGGCCATCAGCCACGGCATCGTCCAGCAGCACGGCGGGCGGGTGGAGCTGAACACGCGGCCGGGGATGGGGTCTACCTTCCGCATTATCTTCCCCGTGGGGGACTCGTAG
- the rsmG gene encoding 16S rRNA (guanine(527)-N(7))-methyltransferase RsmG: MPGDLAAKIAGRALPQELLIAWERLCADLLRWNRAHNLTGHHDPEAAYVDLFLDSLPLVPHIQGPNLLDIGSGAGFPGLVLALALPELAVTLLEPRAKRVSFHKQAIRALELGDRVRTVMGRAGEALGGERFATVTLRAVTDIPGSLALAEPYLAPGGAVLLPRGAKDADQARDLGLEVAPYSLGPGTSQRIIAIFRG, from the coding sequence ATGCCGGGCGATTTGGCCGCCAAAATCGCGGGCAGGGCGCTGCCCCAGGAGCTCTTAATCGCCTGGGAGCGTCTCTGCGCCGACCTTTTGCGTTGGAATCGGGCCCACAACCTCACCGGGCACCACGACCCCGAGGCCGCCTACGTCGATCTTTTCCTGGATTCCCTGCCCCTGGTCCCCCACATACAAGGCCCGAACCTGCTGGACATCGGCTCCGGGGCGGGCTTTCCCGGCCTGGTGCTGGCCCTGGCTCTGCCGGAGCTGGCGGTGACGCTGCTGGAGCCCCGGGCCAAGCGGGTGAGCTTCCACAAGCAGGCCATCCGGGCGTTGGAGCTGGGAGATCGGGTGCGCACGGTCATGGGCCGGGCAGGGGAGGCTCTGGGGGGTGAGCGCTTCGCCACCGTCACCCTGCGGGCGGTGACCGACATCCCCGGCTCTCTGGCCTTGGCCGAGCCTTACTTGGCCCCCGGCGGGGCGGTCCTGCTGCCCCGGGGGGCCAAGGACGCCGACCAGGCCCGCGACCTGGGCCTGGAGGTCGCGCCTTATTCCCTGGGCCCCGGCACCTCCCAGCGGATCATCGCCATCTTTCGCGGTTAA
- the mnmE gene encoding tRNA uridine-5-carboxymethylaminomethyl(34) synthesis GTPase MnmE, which translates to MIASDFYNFHDTIAAIATPAGAGGIGILRISGPQAGEVATRLFAPRDPRLDPAALPPRRLVLGRALGSQGREVDQVLAVRFPAPRSYTTQEVVELQSHGGPAVLRALLAAALEAGCRLARPGEFTLRAYLGGRLDLSQAEAVAQLIAAQSEGEAGLALAGLAGGLSQVLGPVRRALTLAAATVEAAIDFPEETNELAGPALAEELRAQALEPLRRVVARRQSGRVWREGALVVLCGRPNVGKSSLFNALLGQNRAIVTPTAGTTRDAIEESALLGGVVCRLTDTAGLGLEPGELEALGRAAARERLGRADLALVVLDQGAPLTGEDRHVLDITRDISRVLTLNKSDLMPAWQAEELAGEGAPALRVSAKHSSGLEELAEAVGAALTGGQPEPAPGEAVASQRQAEALVACAAALERAIAGLEAPEVAAELVSLDLAGALARLGEVDGVDAPEAVIEAVFDQFCVGK; encoded by the coding sequence ATGATCGCCAGCGATTTCTACAACTTCCACGACACCATCGCGGCCATAGCCACCCCGGCCGGGGCGGGTGGCATAGGCATCCTGCGCATCTCCGGGCCCCAGGCCGGGGAGGTGGCGACGCGCCTGTTCGCCCCCCGCGACCCACGGCTGGACCCGGCCGCCCTGCCGCCCCGGCGGCTGGTGCTGGGCCGGGCTCTCGGCTCCCAGGGCCGGGAGGTGGACCAGGTGTTGGCGGTGCGCTTTCCGGCCCCTCGCTCCTACACCACCCAGGAGGTGGTGGAGTTGCAGAGCCACGGCGGCCCGGCGGTGTTGCGGGCCCTGTTGGCCGCCGCCCTGGAGGCGGGCTGCCGCCTGGCCCGGCCCGGCGAGTTCACCCTGCGGGCCTATCTGGGCGGCCGCCTGGACCTCAGCCAGGCCGAGGCGGTGGCCCAGCTCATCGCCGCCCAGAGCGAGGGCGAGGCGGGCCTGGCCCTGGCCGGGCTGGCCGGGGGCCTGTCCCAGGTGTTGGGCCCGGTGCGCCGAGCGTTGACCCTGGCCGCGGCCACCGTGGAGGCGGCCATCGATTTTCCCGAGGAAACCAATGAGTTGGCCGGTCCAGCCCTGGCTGAAGAGCTGCGGGCCCAGGCCCTGGAGCCCCTGCGGCGGGTGGTGGCCCGGCGGCAATCGGGCCGGGTGTGGCGGGAAGGAGCCCTGGTGGTGCTCTGCGGGCGGCCCAACGTGGGCAAGAGCTCGCTGTTTAATGCCCTGCTGGGGCAGAACCGGGCCATCGTGACCCCCACGGCGGGCACCACCCGCGACGCCATCGAGGAGAGCGCCCTGTTGGGCGGGGTGGTCTGCCGCCTCACCGACACCGCCGGACTGGGCCTGGAGCCCGGCGAGCTGGAGGCCCTGGGCCGCGCGGCGGCCAGGGAGCGCCTGGGCCGGGCCGATCTGGCCCTGGTGGTGCTGGATCAGGGCGCGCCCCTCACCGGTGAAGACAGACATGTGCTTGATATTACTAGAGATATTAGCCGTGTTCTCACCCTGAACAAGTCCGACCTGATGCCCGCCTGGCAGGCCGAAGAGCTGGCCGGGGAAGGCGCGCCGGCCCTGCGGGTGAGCGCCAAGCACAGCTCAGGGCTGGAAGAGCTGGCCGAGGCCGTGGGCGCGGCCCTCACCGGCGGGCAACCCGAGCCCGCGCCGGGCGAGGCGGTGGCCTCCCAGCGCCAGGCCGAGGCCCTGGTCGCCTGCGCCGCGGCGCTGGAGCGGGCCATCGCGGGCCTGGAGGCCCCGGAGGTGGCGGCCGAGCTGGTGTCCCTGGATCTGGCCGGGGCCCTGGCCCGCTTGGGCGAGGTGGACGGGGTGGACGCCCCGGAGGCGGTGATCGAGGCCGTTTTCGACCAATTCTGTGTGGGGAAATAG
- a CDS encoding LysE family translocator has protein sequence MDWEIYGAFVAASALLLVSPGPTVMLVTGYALSHGRRSAWFTVVGVGLGDLTALSLSLAGMGALLAASAAAFNLLKYLGAAYLFYLGLRMWRQGGSPVPEARRAASGRAMLGRAYLVTALNPKSIIFFVAFLPQFLCPERPVWPQLLLLGTTFVFLAVVNAAAYANAAGSLAGWLRRPQAQRNLHRLGGGALMGAGLLAALWRRA, from the coding sequence ATGGACTGGGAAATCTATGGGGCCTTCGTGGCCGCCTCGGCCCTGTTGCTGGTCAGCCCCGGGCCCACGGTGATGCTGGTGACCGGCTACGCCTTGAGTCACGGCCGCCGTAGCGCCTGGTTCACCGTCGTCGGGGTGGGCCTGGGCGACCTCACCGCCCTGAGCCTCTCCCTGGCCGGCATGGGGGCGCTGCTGGCCGCTTCGGCCGCCGCCTTCAACCTGTTGAAATACTTGGGTGCGGCCTACCTTTTTTACCTGGGGCTGCGCATGTGGCGCCAAGGCGGCTCCCCGGTCCCGGAGGCCCGGCGGGCCGCTTCGGGCCGGGCCATGCTGGGCCGGGCTTATCTGGTAACCGCCCTGAACCCCAAGAGCATCATCTTCTTCGTGGCCTTTTTGCCCCAGTTCCTGTGCCCGGAGCGCCCGGTTTGGCCCCAGCTGCTGCTGCTGGGAACCACCTTCGTGTTCCTGGCCGTGGTCAATGCGGCAGCCTACGCCAACGCCGCCGGATCTCTGGCCGGCTGGTTGCGGCGGCCCCAAGCCCAGCGCAACCTGCACCGTCTGGGCGGCGGGGCGCTCATGGGGGCCGGCCTTTTGGCCGCCCTATGGCGCAGAGCATGA
- the jag gene encoding RNA-binding cell elongation regulator Jag/EloR, producing MEHVEFTGKTTEDALRAAEEHFGVSLDQLEVEVISAGSGGFFGILGAKKAVIKARPQGKSAADEVAQMMADFTESATPTALKPKPKAHPKPRPAPQPASRPAAAPQPKAQPAPAAPAPKAPAPPRNEAPVRAARPEPPARPEPRAQAEPPAKPEPPAQSAPPPAAPAPQPDAAEAGPDQSEMMATARQVLERLTQALDPKATVEVAMAEHGPGLSINGADSGVVIGRRGQTLDALQYLTTRIVSHKYGKAVHIAVDAGGYRQRRRASLEDTARRMADKARSSRKAQSMGPLNPQERRLVHLVLRSQRGISTVSRGKGEMKKVVITPR from the coding sequence ATGGAACACGTTGAATTTACAGGCAAGACCACGGAAGACGCCCTTAGGGCCGCCGAGGAGCACTTCGGCGTTAGCCTGGATCAGCTGGAGGTGGAGGTCATAAGCGCCGGCTCCGGCGGGTTCTTCGGCATCCTGGGGGCCAAAAAGGCGGTGATAAAGGCCCGTCCCCAGGGCAAGAGCGCGGCCGACGAGGTGGCCCAGATGATGGCCGACTTCACCGAAAGCGCCACGCCCACCGCCTTGAAACCCAAGCCCAAGGCGCACCCCAAGCCCCGGCCCGCGCCCCAACCGGCGAGCAGGCCCGCGGCCGCGCCCCAGCCCAAGGCGCAACCGGCTCCGGCCGCCCCGGCGCCCAAGGCCCCGGCGCCCCCGCGCAACGAGGCGCCCGTCCGGGCGGCCAGGCCGGAACCGCCGGCCAGGCCGGAACCCCGGGCCCAGGCCGAGCCTCCGGCCAAACCGGAGCCTCCGGCCCAGAGCGCGCCGCCGCCGGCGGCCCCCGCGCCCCAGCCCGACGCCGCCGAGGCCGGTCCCGACCAGTCCGAGATGATGGCCACCGCCCGGCAGGTGTTGGAGCGCCTTACCCAGGCCCTGGACCCCAAGGCCACGGTGGAGGTGGCCATGGCCGAGCACGGTCCCGGCCTGTCCATCAACGGGGCCGACTCCGGGGTGGTCATCGGCCGCCGGGGCCAGACCCTGGACGCCTTGCAATACCTGACCACCCGCATCGTGAGCCACAAGTACGGCAAGGCGGTGCACATCGCGGTGGACGCGGGGGGCTATCGCCAGCGGCGGCGCGCCTCCCTGGAAGACACCGCCCGGCGCATGGCCGACAAGGCCCGCTCCAGCCGCAAGGCCCAGAGCATGGGGCCGCTGAACCCCCAGGAGCGCCGCCTGGTGCACCTGGTGCTGCGCAGCCAGCGGGGCATCAGCACGGTAAGCCGGGGCAAGGGCGAGATGAAAAAGGTGGTCATCACCCCCCGCTGA
- the yidC gene encoding membrane protein insertase YidC: MDQKRMLLALALSVGLMWAWIMVFGDNKPKTPPPPQPQASQSQTQSAPAAPAPTAPTPAATAPAAPPAPAVAISGPETLVEVQTPLYTAVFTSRGGGVRTVTLRDYYNKVNKQGGHFAVLDLAANQPSALAFNLSKLAPNLSTQDFTPSSDKLKVEKGSKSLSFTTEVNGVKVEKIYTFQADSYAWNLKVRLVNNSGKPLSLQPSLALVELKKRAESAAYAFTGVQYSKDGHYNEISVGDLDDNPKDTGDINYLALSIPYFMGAVAPLDPEGAPPAKRFVAGSEAGELMMATVIEPLVELAPGASREMGYMVYYGPKDLKILNPLGHDLADSVDFGWFDVIAKPFLIVMNFIYDFIGNYGIAIIIITLLTKLIFWPLTRKSYQSMKSMQKLQPHVKRIREKYADDKQRMNQEIMQLYKTYKVNPAGGCLPMVVQIPVFIAFYKVLGSAIELRHAPFMLWINDLSAPDRLPIGFDIPYVGAGLPVLTLLMGASMFLQQKMTPTTGDPTQAKMMLLMPVVFTVMFINFPAGLVLYWLVNNLFSIGQQYLTNKSKS, encoded by the coding sequence ATGGATCAAAAACGCATGTTGCTGGCCCTGGCCCTGAGCGTGGGCCTTATGTGGGCTTGGATAATGGTCTTTGGGGACAACAAGCCCAAGACGCCCCCCCCGCCCCAACCCCAGGCCTCCCAGAGCCAGACCCAGAGCGCGCCGGCCGCCCCGGCGCCCACCGCCCCCACGCCGGCCGCGACCGCCCCGGCGGCACCCCCGGCCCCGGCGGTTGCGATCAGCGGCCCGGAGACCCTGGTGGAGGTGCAAACCCCGCTCTACACCGCCGTCTTCACCAGCCGCGGCGGCGGGGTGCGCACGGTAACCCTGCGCGATTATTACAACAAAGTCAACAAGCAGGGCGGGCACTTCGCGGTGTTGGACCTGGCGGCCAACCAGCCTTCCGCCCTGGCCTTCAACCTGAGCAAGCTGGCCCCCAACCTGAGCACCCAGGATTTCACCCCCTCCAGCGACAAGCTGAAGGTGGAAAAGGGCAGCAAGTCGCTGAGCTTCACCACCGAGGTGAACGGGGTGAAGGTGGAAAAGATCTACACCTTCCAGGCCGACTCCTATGCCTGGAACCTCAAGGTGCGCCTGGTCAACAACAGCGGCAAGCCCCTGAGCCTGCAGCCCTCCCTAGCCCTGGTAGAGCTTAAAAAGCGCGCCGAATCGGCGGCTTACGCCTTCACCGGGGTGCAGTACTCCAAGGACGGCCACTATAACGAGATCAGCGTCGGCGACCTGGACGACAACCCCAAGGACACCGGCGACATCAACTACCTGGCCCTGTCCATACCCTACTTCATGGGCGCGGTGGCTCCCCTGGACCCCGAGGGCGCGCCCCCGGCCAAGCGCTTCGTGGCCGGCAGCGAGGCGGGCGAACTCATGATGGCCACGGTGATCGAGCCCCTGGTGGAGCTGGCCCCCGGAGCCAGCCGCGAGATGGGCTACATGGTGTATTACGGGCCCAAGGATCTGAAAATACTAAATCCCTTGGGACACGACCTGGCCGACTCTGTTGATTTCGGCTGGTTCGACGTGATCGCCAAGCCGTTCTTGATCGTCATGAACTTCATCTACGATTTCATCGGCAACTACGGCATCGCCATCATCATCATCACCCTGTTGACCAAGCTGATCTTCTGGCCGCTCACCCGCAAGAGCTACCAGTCCATGAAGTCCATGCAGAAGCTTCAGCCCCACGTCAAGCGCATTCGGGAAAAGTACGCCGACGACAAGCAGCGCATGAACCAGGAGATCATGCAACTGTACAAGACCTACAAGGTCAACCCCGCCGGAGGCTGTTTGCCCATGGTGGTGCAGATCCCGGTGTTCATCGCCTTCTACAAGGTGCTGGGCAGCGCCATCGAGCTGAGGCACGCGCCGTTCATGTTGTGGATCAACGACTTGTCCGCTCCGGACCGTTTGCCCATCGGCTTTGACATCCCCTACGTGGGGGCCGGGCTGCCGGTGCTCACCCTGCTCATGGGCGCCAGCATGTTCCTGCAGCAGAAGATGACCCCCACCACCGGCGACCCCACCCAGGCCAAGATGATGCTCTTGATGCCGGTGGTGTTCACGGTGATGTTCATCAACTTCCCGGCGGGCTTGGTGCTCTACTGGCTGGTCAACAACCTCTTCAGCATCGGCCAGCAGTACCTGACTAACAAAAGCAAGTCGTGA
- the yidD gene encoding membrane protein insertion efficiency factor YidD yields MSLPVTAARVLVRLYQLTLSPYLGGQCRFYPTCSNYALDALAKYGLWRGLGKSLWRIARCHPFSAGGHDPA; encoded by the coding sequence CTGAGCCTGCCGGTAACGGCGGCGCGGGTCCTGGTGCGTCTATACCAGCTCACCCTGAGTCCCTACCTGGGCGGCCAGTGCCGCTTTTACCCCACATGTTCCAATTACGCCCTGGACGCCCTGGCCAAATACGGCCTGTGGCGCGGGCTGGGCAAGAGCCTCTGGCGAATCGCCCGCTGCCATCCATTCTCCGCCGGCGGTCACGACCCGGCCTAG